In a genomic window of Dyadobacter fermentans DSM 18053:
- a CDS encoding gliding motility protein GldB-related protein: MRNPVLLRATQLCVLVALLLISERIFSQDFNPEADRYQKLADSLGEAKQYKAAARNYFAESETRRMVAYKRQPAVNATYFYAMADMPDSALVILQKAVKYGFRNRNWMDSEPGLAAVRKNKAYAALTKYIADEEKAQQNPDQAAVITSDIALFWKVYDQYKKDPSNAQQLFLKEYFEKGTPDLQEYFKTKTPNIGGVKGFVHNLETMPDYYASIRANTEQVSSLEDSLRIIFRNMKQWYQPATFPNVAFVIGGWSSGGTVTNYGSIMGVDMQAASKQTPTHELNLWQKKNMLLFNELKHVVAHELVHVQQANMAGDTTLLCHAIKEGMADFIGELISGRTANQRLHVWAVGHERKVWEDFKKEMYLDRYANWIANSSQETADRPADLGYWVGYQICKAYFEQAADKKQAVHDMLNIKDYRAFFERIKVEEKLNRSR; the protein is encoded by the coding sequence ATGAGGAATCCAGTTCTGTTGAGGGCCACGCAGCTGTGCGTCCTGGTAGCATTACTACTTATTAGTGAAAGGATTTTTTCACAGGATTTCAACCCGGAAGCCGACCGGTATCAAAAGCTGGCCGACAGCCTTGGCGAAGCAAAGCAATACAAGGCAGCAGCCAGAAATTATTTCGCGGAAAGTGAAACCCGCCGAATGGTGGCCTATAAAAGGCAGCCTGCCGTGAACGCCACGTACTTCTATGCCATGGCCGACATGCCCGACAGCGCCCTGGTCATCCTGCAAAAGGCGGTGAAGTACGGATTCAGGAACAGAAACTGGATGGACTCCGAGCCCGGTTTGGCGGCGGTCCGCAAAAACAAGGCATATGCCGCGCTGACAAAATATATAGCCGACGAGGAGAAAGCGCAGCAAAATCCCGATCAGGCCGCGGTGATCACGAGCGACATCGCGCTATTCTGGAAAGTTTATGATCAGTACAAAAAGGACCCTTCCAATGCGCAGCAGCTATTTCTCAAAGAATATTTCGAGAAAGGCACGCCCGATTTGCAAGAATATTTCAAAACCAAAACGCCGAATATCGGCGGAGTGAAGGGCTTCGTGCACAACCTCGAAACGATGCCGGATTACTACGCCAGTATCCGGGCCAACACGGAGCAGGTAAGCAGTTTGGAGGACTCGCTCCGCATCATTTTTCGGAATATGAAGCAATGGTACCAGCCCGCCACTTTCCCGAATGTGGCTTTTGTGATCGGCGGATGGAGCTCGGGCGGCACCGTCACCAACTATGGCTCCATCATGGGCGTGGATATGCAGGCAGCAAGCAAGCAAACGCCCACTCATGAATTGAATTTATGGCAGAAAAAGAATATGCTGCTCTTCAACGAACTGAAACACGTGGTAGCACACGAACTCGTGCATGTTCAGCAAGCGAATATGGCTGGCGATACCACCTTGCTGTGCCACGCGATCAAAGAAGGAATGGCCGATTTTATCGGTGAACTGATCAGCGGAAGAACGGCCAACCAGCGCCTCCATGTGTGGGCTGTCGGACATGAACGGAAGGTTTGGGAAGATTTTAAAAAGGAAATGTACCTTGACCGCTACGCCAACTGGATTGCCAACAGCAGCCAGGAAACCGCCGACCGCCCTGCCGACCTGGGCTATTGGGTAGGGTACCAAATCTGCAAGGCGTATTTCGAACAGGCCGCGGACAAGAAGCAGGCCGTACATGACATGCTGAATATCAAGGATTACCGGGCATTCTTCGAACGTATTAAAGTGGAAGAAAAGCTGAACCGAAGCCGCTAA
- a CDS encoding dihydrofolate reductase family protein — protein MRKIIAAINMTLDGFCDHTAVSPDAAVHDHYGELLKNAGAALFGRKTYLLMEFWKGLVEQPSGEKSMDDFAKSIDAIPKIVFSRTLQSVDWKSAKVATRDLEAETRALREEDGSHILVCSRSLMIALMNAGLVDEFQLMVHPVVARQGLPLFDQLDDDVVLTLTNTHTFGSGAVLLYYAPSKKQ, from the coding sequence ATGAGAAAGATAATCGCCGCAATCAACATGACGCTCGACGGTTTTTGCGATCACACGGCCGTTTCGCCCGACGCAGCTGTGCACGATCACTACGGGGAGTTGCTCAAAAATGCCGGAGCTGCATTGTTCGGCAGGAAAACCTACCTGCTGATGGAATTCTGGAAAGGCTTGGTAGAGCAGCCCAGCGGTGAAAAATCAATGGATGATTTCGCGAAAAGTATCGATGCCATTCCCAAAATCGTGTTTTCCCGCACTTTGCAAAGTGTGGACTGGAAAAGCGCGAAAGTAGCCACGCGCGACCTCGAAGCGGAAACGCGGGCGCTCCGGGAGGAGGATGGCAGCCATATCCTCGTTTGTAGCCGCAGCCTGATGATTGCCCTCATGAATGCCGGCCTCGTAGATGAATTTCAACTGATGGTCCACCCGGTGGTGGCGCGGCAAGGGTTACCGCTGTTCGACCAGCTGGATGACGACGTGGTTTTGACTTTGACAAACACGCACACCTTCGGCAGCGGCGCGGTTTTGCTGTACTACGCGCCGTCGAAGAAGCAATAA
- a CDS encoding RagB/SusD family nutrient uptake outer membrane protein, whose product MKLRLINQLALVALLASASGCDESWVDTKPNGAPTTAFFWKSEDDVKKAVTAMYVPMRYESTWGRNLFWMQNASDDLVTGRVRAESDNIKNFNVTGREGGMTGGWNDVYWMINKANQVIEGVPTATGVSEAVKNAALGEAYFVRGFAHFWIAYLWGHKDQGVPFDGPEHAEYGKRIPPQLPSVTDNYAQIIADLQKAADLLPLFQTYGPDDQGRAHKAAAWAYMVKTYAYWAQFDQSKWALIPELADKIKNEGGRTLMSGKANGRENYQSVFKVENNFGPEYIWSVTSGVQGGSEFVGVVLENKGWGVFNGWGYFQPTEELYQEYEANDPRREVTILKFGDKFTYFGKERSYFSTNSLSGFQINKYMEPYSYGTNEDASTNNMINQNGDYPTTRLNLSLIRYAEVLLFKAEALIMQGKNAEAAAPLNEIRTRVGLAPKASPTMADLKHERRVELACEWTDRLQDLKRWGDYTRINAPLHGRIHTNKTDPASPFTVKEIWPARSFDPAKHMAWPISPDEIAKSNGTYRQTPGW is encoded by the coding sequence ATGAAACTTCGATTGATCAATCAATTAGCACTGGTAGCCCTGCTCGCATCGGCTTCCGGCTGTGATGAAAGCTGGGTGGATACCAAGCCGAATGGCGCCCCCACCACGGCGTTTTTCTGGAAAAGTGAGGACGATGTGAAAAAAGCCGTTACGGCCATGTACGTGCCGATGCGTTACGAATCCACCTGGGGCAGGAACCTGTTCTGGATGCAGAATGCGAGCGACGACCTGGTGACCGGCCGCGTACGTGCGGAAAGCGACAACATTAAAAACTTCAATGTGACGGGACGCGAAGGCGGCATGACCGGTGGCTGGAACGATGTGTACTGGATGATCAACAAGGCCAACCAGGTGATCGAAGGCGTGCCGACTGCCACGGGTGTTTCGGAAGCGGTAAAGAATGCGGCGCTTGGCGAAGCTTATTTCGTACGCGGTTTCGCGCATTTCTGGATCGCCTACCTCTGGGGGCACAAGGACCAGGGTGTCCCTTTCGACGGCCCCGAGCATGCGGAATACGGCAAGCGCATTCCGCCGCAGCTTCCTTCGGTGACGGATAATTACGCGCAGATCATCGCCGATCTGCAAAAAGCCGCCGATTTGCTTCCATTGTTCCAAACATACGGCCCGGATGACCAGGGACGGGCACATAAGGCTGCCGCATGGGCTTACATGGTGAAAACCTACGCCTACTGGGCACAATTCGACCAGAGTAAATGGGCACTCATCCCCGAACTGGCCGATAAGATTAAGAACGAAGGCGGCCGCACGCTAATGAGCGGCAAAGCCAACGGGCGGGAAAACTACCAGAGCGTTTTCAAGGTGGAAAACAACTTCGGCCCCGAATACATCTGGTCGGTAACTTCCGGTGTGCAGGGCGGTTCAGAGTTTGTGGGTGTGGTGTTGGAAAACAAAGGCTGGGGCGTTTTCAATGGCTGGGGCTATTTCCAGCCTACCGAGGAGCTTTACCAGGAATATGAAGCGAACGATCCCCGCCGGGAGGTCACGATCCTGAAATTCGGTGATAAATTCACCTATTTCGGGAAAGAGCGGTCCTACTTTTCGACCAACAGCCTGTCGGGCTTCCAGATCAACAAATACATGGAGCCTTACAGCTACGGCACGAACGAGGATGCGAGCACCAACAATATGATCAACCAGAACGGCGACTACCCGACCACCCGCCTGAACCTGTCGTTGATCCGCTACGCCGAAGTGCTGCTTTTCAAAGCGGAGGCACTGATCATGCAGGGCAAAAATGCGGAAGCCGCCGCGCCGCTCAACGAAATCCGCACCAGGGTAGGCCTGGCGCCGAAAGCTTCGCCAACGATGGCAGATCTCAAACACGAGCGCCGCGTGGAGCTGGCCTGCGAATGGACGGACCGTTTGCAGGATTTGAAAAGGTGGGGTGACTACACGAGGATCAACGCGCCGCTGCACGGCCGCATTCACACCAACAAAACGGACCCTGCGTCCCCTTTTACGGTGAAGGAAATATGGCCCGCCCGCAGCTTCGATCCCGCGAAGCACATGGCCTGGCCGATTAGCCCGGATGAAATTGCCAAATCCAACGGCACTTACCGCCAGACGCCCGGCTGGTAA
- a CDS encoding SusC/RagA family TonB-linked outer membrane protein, protein MLRFSTSKARPLHIVRQLCLAGALVCTQHLESQALTLTAAHQSLRDIEGTVRDENGELLPGVSIIVKGTQRGAVTDAAGRFSVSINEGEDASLVFSFVGYQSQEVLIGNQSTIDVTLKADSKSLDEVVVIGYGTARKSDLSAAVSTVPDMAQIKNRPVLNVESMIQGKIPGVTSVSSGGHPNEAPKVTIRGMGSRSGESVLYVVDGVPGAPFNPADVESMTVLKDAASAAIYGAFSGSAGVILVTTRQAAQGKPSIEYSGFVGAKQAWRTPQSLSAEEEARVSNLAYTNAGLSPLDGWDASKNPYAQVTRTNWVDEVFRTGIIQRHNVSINSGTEKFSTLIQGRYEKDEGTLLNTYNQNLSLRLNANYQFNDHLKFRQDVFWNNNDNRGTETNSGYSGTILSAIYMPRSAAAYYEDGSFGGVGPRDSQYLGIHGDAINPVGTLERNNPYNKTTQIQSVSELTYSDLIPDLTVFSRFTYRQSNWLWKRFDPRRTEPGKPNNQNNLEYKTNRNYHWIWENTASYNKVLGKNSIGAMVSVTAQDNGERGYTAGAKGFENEDMWANYFINATIFDQNRPTDYEWKDKNASYVGRLSYSWADRYFVTGSYRFDIAGRLAAGYRGKGFPGVTGAWKISSEPFMNSIPQIDLLKLRASWGRIGNIGSIARYYGYPSLSTNNTYQIGNTAPFSNGLYVNARFNPELSWETSQQTDIGLDVSVLKEKLSLTVDYFDKLTYDLIKQQDSGWPNTFGYGAPYINQGKIRNTGWEFSASWKDRVNDFTYEVNGNLATLKNRVDYIDGNTNSFWAHTDSWRGILTPYRSVVGQPYYSYWLIKNAGIFQTDEEAAAYTAANGTRIQPNAKAGDLKFIDENGDGKIDDGDRVFMGSAFPKITYGVTANVSWKNFDASLFLQGVGGVKLFHAFKQSTLNGAEQGYNRWDKILDAWSETNTGSDIPRIQANDPNRNFATNSDWYLENGNYLRIKNLMIGYTFKKIKGIENLRVYVSGDNLLTFTKYSGMDPEVGGIGFDGGQFPVSRVYSAGLRLKF, encoded by the coding sequence ATGCTTCGTTTTTCTACCTCAAAAGCCAGGCCGCTGCACATTGTGCGGCAGTTGTGCCTGGCCGGTGCATTAGTATGCACCCAACACCTGGAAAGCCAGGCCCTGACGCTCACGGCAGCGCACCAAAGCCTTCGCGACATCGAGGGTACCGTTCGGGATGAAAATGGCGAACTGCTTCCCGGCGTCAGCATTATCGTCAAAGGCACGCAACGCGGCGCAGTAACCGATGCAGCCGGTCGTTTTTCGGTTTCCATTAATGAAGGCGAAGATGCGTCGCTCGTGTTTTCCTTCGTTGGCTACCAGTCACAGGAGGTGCTCATCGGCAACCAGTCCACGATTGATGTTACTTTAAAAGCGGATTCCAAATCACTGGACGAAGTGGTGGTAATCGGCTATGGTACAGCGCGGAAGAGCGATCTGTCAGCGGCTGTTTCCACCGTTCCCGACATGGCGCAGATCAAAAACCGGCCTGTATTGAATGTTGAAAGCATGATCCAGGGCAAAATACCGGGCGTCACCTCTGTAAGCAGCGGCGGGCATCCGAATGAAGCACCTAAGGTGACAATCCGCGGAATGGGCTCCCGCAGCGGTGAAAGCGTTCTTTATGTGGTCGACGGTGTGCCCGGAGCGCCATTTAACCCGGCCGACGTGGAGTCCATGACCGTTTTGAAAGATGCCGCTTCGGCAGCGATTTACGGGGCGTTTTCGGGATCTGCCGGAGTAATTCTCGTGACCACCCGCCAGGCGGCGCAAGGCAAGCCGAGTATCGAATACAGTGGTTTTGTGGGTGCCAAGCAGGCCTGGCGAACCCCTCAGTCGCTGAGCGCCGAAGAGGAAGCCCGGGTTTCGAACCTTGCGTATACCAATGCGGGTTTATCACCGCTCGACGGCTGGGATGCCTCGAAGAACCCTTACGCGCAGGTAACCCGCACCAACTGGGTGGACGAAGTGTTCCGCACGGGCATTATCCAGCGGCATAATGTGAGCATCAATTCGGGGACCGAGAAGTTTTCGACCCTCATCCAGGGACGCTATGAAAAGGACGAAGGAACGCTCCTGAACACTTACAACCAGAATTTGTCTCTGCGCCTCAACGCAAACTATCAGTTTAATGACCATCTGAAATTCAGACAGGACGTTTTCTGGAATAACAACGACAACCGCGGCACCGAAACCAACAGCGGGTACAGCGGCACGATCTTGTCGGCGATTTACATGCCCCGCTCGGCAGCTGCCTACTACGAGGACGGAAGCTTCGGCGGGGTAGGACCGCGCGATAGCCAGTACCTGGGTATCCACGGAGATGCGATTAACCCCGTAGGGACGTTGGAAAGGAACAATCCTTACAACAAAACCACCCAGATCCAGTCGGTGTCGGAGCTGACTTACTCGGATCTCATTCCCGATCTGACCGTCTTCTCGCGTTTCACCTACCGCCAGTCCAACTGGCTCTGGAAGCGTTTCGACCCGCGCCGGACAGAACCGGGAAAGCCTAACAATCAGAACAACCTCGAATACAAGACGAACCGCAATTACCACTGGATTTGGGAGAACACCGCCAGCTACAATAAGGTGCTCGGCAAGAACAGCATTGGCGCAATGGTGTCGGTGACAGCCCAGGACAATGGCGAGCGCGGCTACACGGCCGGTGCAAAAGGTTTTGAAAATGAAGATATGTGGGCCAACTACTTCATCAACGCAACGATTTTTGACCAAAACCGCCCGACTGATTACGAATGGAAGGACAAAAATGCCTCTTACGTAGGTCGTCTCTCTTACAGCTGGGCCGACCGCTATTTCGTAACGGGTAGTTACCGCTTCGACATCGCCGGACGTTTGGCGGCGGGCTATCGCGGCAAAGGGTTTCCCGGCGTAACCGGTGCCTGGAAAATCAGCTCGGAGCCGTTTATGAACAGCATTCCGCAGATTGATCTGCTCAAACTCCGCGCAAGCTGGGGCCGCATCGGAAACATCGGGTCCATCGCCCGCTATTACGGTTACCCGAGCCTGAGCACCAACAACACCTACCAAATCGGGAATACCGCGCCATTCAGCAATGGTTTGTATGTGAATGCGCGCTTCAATCCCGAACTTTCCTGGGAAACTTCGCAGCAGACGGACATCGGTCTGGATGTGAGTGTATTGAAAGAAAAGCTCTCTTTAACGGTCGACTATTTCGACAAACTGACCTACGACCTGATCAAGCAACAGGATTCGGGGTGGCCGAACACATTCGGTTACGGCGCGCCTTATATCAACCAGGGTAAAATCAGGAATACCGGCTGGGAATTTTCGGCCTCCTGGAAAGACCGTGTGAACGACTTCACCTACGAAGTGAACGGAAACCTGGCTACCCTGAAAAACCGGGTGGATTACATCGACGGCAACACGAACTCTTTCTGGGCACATACCGATTCGTGGAGAGGTATCCTCACGCCCTACCGCTCGGTGGTCGGCCAGCCTTACTATTCTTACTGGCTGATCAAAAATGCCGGCATTTTCCAGACAGACGAAGAGGCCGCGGCCTACACCGCCGCCAACGGAACGCGCATTCAGCCGAATGCCAAAGCGGGTGACCTTAAATTCATCGACGAAAACGGCGACGGCAAAATCGACGACGGCGACCGTGTGTTCATGGGAAGCGCATTCCCGAAAATTACTTACGGCGTAACAGCCAATGTAAGCTGGAAGAACTTCGATGCGAGCCTCTTCTTGCAGGGCGTCGGCGGCGTGAAGCTTTTCCATGCATTCAAGCAGTCGACTTTGAACGGGGCCGAGCAAGGATACAACCGGTGGGACAAAATCCTGGACGCCTGGTCGGAAACCAACACCGGATCGGACATTCCACGCATTCAGGCCAACGACCCGAACCGCAACTTTGCGACCAACTCCGACTGGTACCTCGAAAACGGGAACTACCTCCGTATCAAAAACCTGATGATCGGTTATACGTTCAAGAAAATCAAGGGAATCGAGAACCTGCGCGTGTATGTAAGCGGCGATAACCTGCTGACATTCACCAAATATTCGGGTATGGACCCCGAGGTGGGCGGCATCGGCTTCGACGGCGGACAGTTCCCCGTGTCGCGCGTTTACTCTGCCGGTTTGAGATTGAAATTCTAA
- a CDS encoding PAS domain S-box protein — MHALCRQLEWENTVLGPVADWSQSLRTAAALVLAAPFPNLLLWGEDLIQIYNDAYLEIMGDKHPGGLGQPVRQSWADAGDVHEPTYHRVWAGESLTFEDVPQAITRAGSLQEAWYTIAYSPVRDDSGNMGGILVAAFETTNQLLERKERENALQELAQSEERFARLVGATSDIIYTMSADWRHMIQLDGKEYLQSTMTLNGTWMEEYIPEEERLRVWTVIQHAIQRKTTFEVEHQVFRRDGTVGWVFSRAVPILDKNGAIRQWVGAASDITSRKRDERRQDFMLRLVDRLRPLAEPEQVADMACQMLVEHLNASRAQYTEVKGTAGKEVGTVRGEYVLTGRPMIREYAYAGFGEPMVAILRSGQTLVITDTDNDQRLTDEQKQSYAAVDSPAAIAVPLVKHGNMVGTFTIHHSAPREWSAEEIAITEEIADRTWTAVERAKAEELSRISEKRLRLATEAADMATWEWDLVSNLVIWNEQHFRIFGLSPQEAPVHPELFFRHIHPDDRDRVYALLQRSIQEDVEFDTEFRAVREDGVGLWISGYGRVMERNQSGPILMSGIMLDITARNESEAALHRIQARQGAILESAKDYAIFTLDLGLRVRDWNSGAEHVLGYSEAEIIGKSGEIFFVPEDRAEGAPEYEKNKAIQEGRAENERWHLRSDGSRFYGSGITSPLLDEAGNLIGLLKVMRDLTMQKQTDEALKIADKRKDEFLAMLAHELRNPLATVRNGISLLKVTRQNDAQMSDVVDMMDRQATHLVRMIDDLLDVSRVTQGKIQLQLERLDMAALINSAVKSIRSQYEARRKVLDVQTGFAKLIVEGDATRLSQVVTNLLTNSLRYTGDEGHVWVTLTSQDGEAVIRVRDNGIGLTPEQQTSVFELFVQGDNSLARTQGGLGIGLTIVRQLVGMHGGRVEAKSPGIGMGSEFTIYLPLLESNTHKTTVENDLSKKSRLQHILLIDDLEDLAVTTAMLLKIKGYQVDIRTSGKAGAEAVEAIRPSVVLCDIGMPELDGYQTAQLIRSGRWGGDVILLALSGYGQEEDKQQAMEAGFDGHLTKPVDMNELQSLIQRLTR; from the coding sequence ATGCATGCCTTATGCCGGCAGCTGGAATGGGAAAATACCGTCCTGGGCCCTGTTGCCGACTGGTCGCAAAGCTTGCGCACGGCGGCAGCTCTGGTACTCGCTGCGCCATTCCCGAACCTGCTGCTATGGGGTGAGGATCTTATACAAATCTACAACGATGCCTACCTCGAAATCATGGGCGACAAGCATCCGGGCGGGCTGGGACAACCTGTCCGGCAGAGCTGGGCAGACGCGGGAGATGTTCATGAGCCTACCTACCACCGCGTTTGGGCTGGGGAATCGCTTACGTTTGAAGATGTGCCCCAGGCAATCACCAGGGCTGGAAGTTTACAGGAAGCCTGGTATACGATTGCATACAGTCCGGTCCGGGATGATTCCGGAAATATGGGAGGCATATTGGTCGCAGCTTTCGAGACGACAAACCAGTTATTGGAAAGAAAGGAACGCGAAAATGCATTACAGGAGCTGGCTCAAAGCGAGGAACGGTTCGCCCGGTTGGTAGGTGCTACTTCCGACATTATCTACACCATGAGCGCCGACTGGCGGCACATGATCCAACTGGACGGGAAGGAATATCTGCAAAGCACCATGACGCTGAACGGGACCTGGATGGAAGAATACATCCCGGAAGAAGAGCGGCTGCGGGTATGGACGGTCATTCAGCATGCGATTCAACGGAAAACTACTTTCGAGGTTGAGCATCAGGTATTTCGGCGCGATGGCACGGTGGGATGGGTTTTCTCCCGTGCGGTGCCAATTTTGGATAAAAACGGGGCGATCCGCCAGTGGGTAGGCGCTGCCAGCGATATTACATCGCGCAAGCGGGACGAACGCCGGCAGGATTTTATGCTGCGGCTGGTAGACCGGCTCCGACCGCTTGCCGAACCTGAGCAGGTAGCCGATATGGCCTGCCAAATGCTCGTGGAGCACTTGAATGCCAGCCGCGCCCAATATACCGAAGTAAAGGGGACAGCCGGAAAGGAAGTGGGGACCGTTCGCGGGGAATATGTGCTTACAGGGCGCCCGATGATACGCGAGTACGCTTACGCCGGTTTCGGTGAGCCGATGGTGGCCATTTTGCGGTCCGGGCAAACGCTGGTCATTACCGACACCGACAATGACCAAAGGCTCACCGACGAGCAAAAGCAATCCTATGCAGCAGTGGATTCCCCGGCGGCCATCGCTGTTCCGTTGGTGAAGCATGGCAACATGGTCGGGACCTTTACCATTCACCATTCCGCGCCGCGCGAATGGTCCGCGGAGGAAATTGCGATAACGGAGGAAATCGCCGACCGCACCTGGACCGCCGTTGAAAGGGCAAAGGCCGAAGAGCTATCCCGCATCTCGGAAAAACGCCTGCGTTTGGCCACCGAGGCGGCAGACATGGCTACCTGGGAGTGGGATTTGGTGAGCAACCTCGTCATTTGGAATGAACAACACTTCCGGATCTTCGGCTTGTCGCCGCAGGAAGCCCCCGTACACCCGGAGCTATTCTTCCGGCATATCCACCCCGACGACCGCGACCGGGTTTACGCCCTTTTGCAACGATCCATACAAGAGGATGTGGAATTTGATACGGAATTCCGTGCAGTGCGCGAGGACGGTGTGGGGCTGTGGATCAGCGGTTATGGCAGGGTGATGGAGCGGAACCAGAGCGGGCCGATCCTGATGAGCGGCATCATGCTCGATATCACGGCACGCAACGAGTCGGAGGCAGCGCTGCACCGTATCCAGGCACGGCAAGGCGCCATTCTCGAAAGCGCCAAGGACTATGCCATATTTACACTTGACCTGGGCCTGCGCGTCCGCGACTGGAACTCCGGGGCTGAGCACGTACTCGGGTATTCCGAAGCCGAAATTATAGGCAAGTCCGGGGAGATATTCTTCGTGCCCGAAGACCGTGCGGAGGGAGCGCCGGAATATGAAAAGAACAAAGCGATCCAGGAAGGCCGTGCGGAGAACGAACGCTGGCACCTCCGCAGCGATGGCTCCCGCTTTTATGGGTCCGGCATCACGAGCCCGTTGCTGGATGAAGCGGGTAATTTGATTGGTCTTCTCAAAGTAATGCGCGACCTGACGATGCAAAAACAGACGGACGAGGCATTGAAAATAGCAGACAAGCGCAAAGACGAATTCCTCGCCATGCTCGCCCACGAATTGCGTAATCCGCTGGCCACCGTCCGCAACGGCATTTCATTGCTGAAAGTGACCCGGCAAAACGATGCGCAAATGTCCGACGTCGTCGATATGATGGACCGGCAGGCCACGCACCTGGTGCGGATGATCGACGATCTGCTGGATGTCAGCCGGGTTACACAGGGCAAAATCCAGCTGCAACTGGAACGCCTGGACATGGCGGCACTGATAAACAGCGCTGTCAAAAGCATCCGGTCACAATATGAAGCCCGCAGGAAAGTGCTCGACGTTCAGACGGGCTTTGCGAAGCTCATCGTCGAGGGTGATGCAACCAGGCTATCGCAGGTCGTGACTAACCTTTTAACCAACAGCCTCCGCTATACCGGTGACGAAGGGCACGTTTGGGTAACCCTAACCAGCCAGGATGGGGAGGCGGTTATCCGCGTCAGGGATAATGGAATAGGCCTCACGCCGGAACAGCAGACGTCCGTTTTCGAATTGTTTGTACAAGGCGATAATTCCCTCGCCCGCACACAAGGTGGCCTGGGCATCGGGCTCACGATCGTGAGGCAGCTCGTGGGAATGCATGGAGGTAGGGTAGAAGCCAAAAGCCCGGGGATAGGAATGGGCAGTGAGTTTACGATTTATCTGCCTTTATTGGAATCAAACACGCACAAAACAACGGTGGAAAACGACCTTTCGAAAAAATCCCGATTACAGCACATTCTGCTCATTGATGACCTTGAAGATCTCGCTGTTACAACGGCCATGCTGCTGAAAATCAAGGGTTACCAGGTCGATATCCGCACCAGTGGCAAGGCCGGTGCAGAGGCTGTCGAAGCCATAAGGCCTTCGGTTGTTCTCTGTGACATCGGGATGCCTGAACTAGATGGTTACCAAACCGCGCAGCTCATCCGCAGCGGCCGCTGGGGAGGCGATGTCATCTTGCTCGCATTGTCGGGCTACGGCCAGGAAGAAGACAAGCAGCAAGCCATGGAAGCAGGTTTCGACGGACATTTAACAAAGCCGGTCGACATGAACGAGCTGCAAAGCCTGATACAGCGCCTGACGCGGTGA